Proteins encoded within one genomic window of Nordella sp. HKS 07:
- a CDS encoding NAD(P)/FAD-dependent oxidoreductase, with product MSEGVISTDAVIVGGGPCGLFAIFELGLLDIKCHVVDILDRPGGQCAELYPEKPIYDIPALPIVTGSELTHRLLEQAKPFKPEYHFNQMVTELTKLDDGRFELKTDGGIIFHAKVVVIAAGGGSFQPKKPPIPGIDAYEGQSVFYSVKKMEALRGRDILIVGGGDSALDWTLNLQPIANSLTLLHRRDDFRAAPDSVKKMRELVAAGKMQFKLGQVTGLTGENGVLASAQVKGADGNFDIVTNAMLPFFGLTMKLGPVADWGINLHENLIPVDTAKFETSTPGIFAIGDINSYPGKLKLILSGFHEAALMAQEAFHHIHPGERLLFQYTTSSSSLQKKLGVA from the coding sequence ATGAGCGAAGGGGTGATTTCCACCGATGCTGTGATTGTGGGGGGAGGCCCTTGCGGTCTGTTCGCGATATTCGAGCTCGGACTCCTCGATATAAAATGCCATGTGGTGGACATCCTCGACCGGCCGGGCGGCCAGTGCGCCGAGCTCTATCCGGAGAAGCCGATCTATGACATTCCGGCGCTGCCGATCGTCACCGGATCGGAGCTGACGCATCGGCTGCTTGAGCAGGCCAAGCCCTTCAAGCCGGAATATCACTTCAACCAGATGGTCACCGAGCTCACGAAGCTCGATGACGGCAGGTTCGAGCTCAAGACCGATGGTGGCATTATTTTTCACGCCAAGGTGGTAGTGATCGCGGCAGGCGGCGGCTCGTTCCAGCCGAAAAAGCCGCCGATTCCCGGCATCGACGCCTATGAGGGCCAGTCGGTGTTCTATTCCGTCAAGAAGATGGAAGCCTTGCGCGGGCGCGACATCCTCATCGTCGGCGGCGGCGATTCCGCACTCGACTGGACGCTCAACCTGCAGCCCATCGCCAATAGCCTGACGTTGCTGCACCGGCGCGACGATTTCCGCGCCGCGCCCGACAGCGTGAAGAAGATGCGCGAGCTGGTGGCGGCCGGCAAAATGCAGTTCAAACTTGGCCAGGTGACCGGACTCACCGGCGAAAATGGCGTGCTCGCCTCGGCGCAGGTGAAAGGCGCGGATGGCAATTTCGACATCGTCACCAATGCGATGCTGCCGTTCTTCGGCCTCACCATGAAGCTGGGCCCTGTCGCCGACTGGGGAATCAATCTTCATGAAAACCTGATCCCCGTCGACACGGCGAAGTTCGAGACCTCGACGCCCGGCATCTTCGCCATCGGCGACATCAATAGCTATCCGGGCAAGCTCAAGCTGATCCTGTCGGGCTTCCACGAGGCGGCGCTGATGGCGCAGGAAGCGTTCCACCATATCCATCCGGGCGAGCGCCTGCTGTTCCAGTACACGACCTCGAGCTCGAGCCTGCAGAAGAAGCTGGGCGTGGCGTAG
- a CDS encoding 2Fe-2S iron-sulfur cluster-binding protein, translating to MAKITFIQHNGTEQTVDGQTGMTVMETAVKNMVPGIDADCGGACACATCHVYVEPDWLEKTGPRNPMEEDMLDFAFDVRDESRLSCQIKVSDALDGLRVKVPEKQF from the coding sequence ATGGCGAAGATCACTTTCATCCAGCATAATGGCACCGAACAGACCGTCGACGGGCAGACCGGCATGACCGTCATGGAGACGGCAGTCAAGAACATGGTGCCGGGAATCGATGCCGATTGCGGCGGTGCCTGCGCCTGCGCGACGTGCCATGTCTATGTCGAGCCGGACTGGCTCGAAAAGACGGGCCCGCGCAATCCGATGGAAGAGGACATGCTCGATTTCGCCTTCGATGTCCGCGATGAAAGCCGGCTGTCCTGTCAGATCAAGGTGTCGGATGCGCTGGACGGTCTCAGGGTCAAGGTGCCTGAGAAGCAATTCTAG
- a CDS encoding Hpt domain-containing protein, whose amino-acid sequence MSDGTEAGAPDPAIFDRDHLRQYTSGEEALERELIGLFLGQLAPMRTQLDATASAQDWKFASHSLKGAARSIGAPQIAALAEKLESFGPGEAAQGRGEVLAELDEAMAVFAAEVEKLLIDHDHSGRSA is encoded by the coding sequence ATGAGCGATGGCACCGAAGCCGGGGCGCCCGACCCGGCTATCTTCGACCGGGACCATCTGCGCCAGTATACGAGCGGCGAGGAGGCCCTGGAACGTGAGCTGATCGGCCTGTTTCTGGGGCAGCTGGCGCCGATGCGGACGCAGCTCGACGCCACGGCCTCGGCGCAGGACTGGAAATTCGCCTCCCATAGCCTCAAAGGCGCAGCCCGCTCGATCGGGGCGCCGCAGATCGCCGCCCTGGCGGAAAAGCTCGAGAGCTTCGGCCCGGGCGAGGCGGCGCAGGGCAGGGGTGAGGTGCTCGCGGAGCTTGACGAAGCCATGGCGGTCTTCGCGGCAGAGGTGGAAAAGCTCCTCATAGATCACGATCACTCAGGCCGATCGGCCTGA